The region GTTTCTACAAACTAGTAgctccaggttcaaatccaGTCCAAGGATATAGGATCTTTTTTCTTTACCAGTCTTTGGAACCAAGGCTCTACATTAacgataacaaaaaaaaagatgcCCATCCAAACCGCAATTTAGCATTTCGGAAGCACCCTTTTAAGGTTAAAGCGTAATGATTCCAAATTGAATGTGTTCTCAGAAATCCTAGGCTCGAAATTAATAAGGAGAATGTCTTCGATTTGTatactttttttatttatgtttACGTACTTATTTTATTCTTTACGTTTTTTAATTTAGTAGGAATCATCGTTTTCATGCGTTTTCAGTTTGTTTCTGTATTATTAGGTCTCTCAGGGATTaaatttttttagctttttgaaattcaaattctcTATTGTGAATCTTTGACATATGAAATAAAGTCTGGATTAATTTTAATGGCAGGGAAGGTTGCCTGTTGCCACCTTCTCTACCAGCCGCAGGGGGATtcgcattatttttttttcctcgcaGAAATCTCACATCTTGAACCGCATACAAAGAGATCATTTTAGTCCGATACTATTCACCGGTTCCCAGATACAAAACAATGATACAATATTGATTTCCACACCGTAAAGGAATCATACCCTTCCACAAGAGTCTCCATGGTTGTGTAGAGTTAACAAGTATAGATACAAAACCCGGGACAAGAACGCTGGTTCATGAAAAGCCTATAGTTTTGAAACGTCAGTTTTGACAGATCAATTAATGCAGATCAATTGATCCCTTGAGAGGCTTTTAGAAATCattttacagatttatcttgGATTTATTGGATGAAAAGGAATTACATTACTGAACAACTCGATTTCGTATAATGGAATTGTTAAATGGTCGCAGGTGCAATGACTTATATATACACACATATCAGGGCCGGGAGCCTTATTGACGCCACTGGTTTCATCAATACATTACTTGCAAGTGTGAGAAACTACCTGATAAAATGATGTTAGCGTTAACGGTATctcaaagaaacgaaaacaagTATTAATAACCTGGCGATTAAACAATGGCTTGTCCTCTCGTTTTGCCGGATTCATTTTTTCAACCGGTCAGGGGAGCAGGTGGCTTGCGTAATATTTAATTCATGACCTTCAGTCagcttcgattttttttttcggacagGAATTATTCAATCATAGATATTCCACTCAGTGTTTGTTGAAGTCTGTTTGTATTTGAATATCGCAACAGCAAGTTCAAAAAAGACCTTGAAGCTCTGTCGTTCAGGCATCGAAGTCAACACATATTTACAATGCTACTTTAGAATGTTTGTCACCGTCACCGCGAGCACAGTTTCACGGCGGAAAAACCATCTTTTACAATATTTATAACTCACTTTGTATGTGCCTTCGAGACAATCAAAATACTTCCATAGATTTCAGTTAAGTAAAGAATTTCTAATAAGCAGTGTCATCCTTCATATTTCTTCCTCGTTATGTCAATACAAAAAGGCTGTAAGGATcaatttcaattaattttctttccccTCTTGGGCTAATGACTTGGACGGataaatacattttaaaacaaagggaaaaaataaggAGAATTATTCTATATTTTTTCAACGCGGAAATTTAAAGATGCTTCTACGTTCTGATAAATTCCTAAAAACGATAGAAATCGGACTtaattgttttggaaagcttttAAAAATCGTTGTCTTCACGGTGCCCGTTTTGTTTTGGCATAATTCTTGCCTTTTAGCCGAGTCTTCCCTTAACACAGTCTCTGCTTTGACACAAGCAGCAGGTCCTTTCATGCCTTTTCACACAGCCAATCTCAGAGGTTCTGTAAAATGAGATATTCACAGGTTACCAACAGACGTGGCAAAAGTTAGCAAAGCCATCACAAAGCCCTGTCCAATCGTGTGTAATTATGATTTGCTAATACCCGCTACTCACGTGATTGCATACCATTGCGTCATTGCGTACTGGTTAAAAGACCATCTCGCCCATATAATTTGCTTTCATAACTAGAAGCCATTGTTTCCAGCGGCAAGCATTAAACGACTTCATTACAGCTACAAATCAATGAATCTACCTTTTTGTCGTCGTATTGCCACTGAATAAGATCCTTACGGAGGATGTCTACTGGTAAGGTAACGTGAGATATTGCACATGTTGATGCTCGGGCGACTCACGAAACGGTGATTTCAAATCCCTGAgaatatcttttctttttttttttttgtcaaacagGTTAAAACTATCTCAGTCCAGTGAGTCTCTGTTATAACGATTCGTCTTAGCCTGTAGCCATGTCAATACCTTGATTGAAAGGCTTCTATTGTAGATGATCCGCAACGGATCAAGGGGGCGATGAATGCTCACAAAATTGTATCATCTTGTTAGAATTGTTTATCTCGGCCCATGAAACACAATACCGCATCGATGATTGCTGTTCTCCTAATTCTTGTGCCTCTTAACACGTTAAAAGTGCATGCTGTGCTGCGGACAAACATTCTTAAGTTAGAAGACTGGCACTGAGCTTGCAAGCATTTCCTTGagacattcaattgaaagttgtttttgttcccttgtgattatttttcttagttGGCATTCCTCGTTAAATACATTTTTACCCATCGATATTTACTCCCTAGCATTCATAGCTCCGCGTGTTTCCTGGTCTTACCTTTCTCATCTGAAGTCAGTTATCTATCTCATCTGATGtctgtacaccaatatggcgtttcataatttttatttttaaactttacatTTTGTCTTGATCCTGAGATCTGTTAGATTCAATTTTTCGGTGCTATGGCAACATTTAAATGTATTACTAAAACCTATTAATTAAACCCGgctttgcttgcttttttcGATTGCGAGGATCTTAGCTTCATTTGGTTTTTTGACTTATTGAATCCTTCAACTTGAATACGTTATCAAAGTTAACCCGATGTATCTATTTTTTTTGTGTTCCAATTAGGAACCTGCACCACCTGCTTGATATAATTGAACTCCACAatgtaaaatgacttttctgaGGATCAACTCGGAGAAGTGCCCAATAGAATGAGATAGGGGTTGTGAATAAGAAAAATATTGTTGCGTTCGACATAAGAAGAATGCAATTTCTAATCTTaattagagtgagtttcaaGCGAGTGTCGTAGgagcaaaaccaaagtaattactttgaccaatcaaaaaggacggagacaatccggtaaaccaatcaaaactcgaggtAATttcacgcagccgacacaaagcgcgggaaaatgtgcacgcgcgggccacgattggttttggtttcacttctgattggttgaaaaagtggcgcgagaactttgaaccaatcactgagtgaagtaatgcaaaaccaaagcaattcgctaattacttttgacactcaattgaaaaccgctctatcctGTGCATAGGGTGATTGTTTGTATTGAGTCAATTTGCACCAACACGCTGATTGCTAACCAATGCAATGGCAACTGGACTTCAGTCGGTCGGTGTAGAATCAATGGTACAGGGCTTTGGCAAGAGTCGACGCAAACAGTTGCGGCATTACCAACGTCCAATTTGAATTTCACTGATTCCGGAGATTATTATCACTCAATTAGCCATTTTGTGAATGAAAGTGAAAAGCATGTCAAGAAACGGTCATCTGTGTACCATTGTATTAGTTAGTAGTGCATGGTACATGAAAATTCTAAGAGAAAAGTCAGAGGCCTTAGCTTGATGGAAGAACTTGGGGTGGCTCGTAAACACTTTCACGAAATACTGAGTGACATTGTATTACTTATATGCGCCAGAAAGACATTTAGAGATaactatattttctttttgtcttaCAGTACATCATCAACCCATCAAACCAGTCCTAAATATTGCAAGCAATGATTCCTTTGAGTTTTTATAACCAAGCAAGAGAAGCCAAAAAGATGTCTGGTACCAGCAATCCAATTCTGAACGCTGCTGCAGGTGACCGACCATTTAAGACCCTTGTTGTCAACCGGGAGTCTAGTGACCAAAGAGCGACAGGACAAGAAGGTATGTAAAGAGTTGTAGTTCAGTTTAGATTGAACAGGAGCACTCTGTATGATGGTACAACTTGTTGCCTGTTGGCCTGGTACTTCATTCATTACTAGGCTTGAtagtttgaggaaaaaaaaattaagcattttaaaattagttttaaaaaCTATAGGAATGAAGTTAACAATGATGGAGTGCACTGTGACAAGACATATAaattggctaattttccaaATGAGCCCAATACATCTTGAGTAACAGGGAAACTGAGGTAAAGTAACTCTGATACAAGCCACAAAATCAAAAATGTACATATACGAATCCACATCTGCAAAGCAGTCGCCATAATACGCTGTTCCCGCTTCCTTTCAGATCTAAACAGGCTGAGAACTTGTTCTAAGGGACAAACTGGCAAAAGTCTCGGTGACAATCATTCCACTGTAAGAAGGGCTTTGACCAAGGAAACGCGACTAGTAAATCCACCCCCGTGGGCGGCCTGTGCAAAAACTCTGCAACGTTTGTTGGAGCAATACATGGACGATCACAATTCAATGTCACCATTGGAAGGAGGGGTATTGGGTGGTGACACTTTACAAAGCATGGTTACCGAAAAGGGACAGAAAAATGTTGATCAGGTGACTTCTCGTGCACCAACACCACCGCCACTGGTCAATCGACCATCAAAACGACTCCCGGAGCAAAGTCAAATGACTGATATCATACACTCGCAGTCCAAGCGCCCAAAATGGGAAAATTACAGAAGTGACGATATGACGAACCCCCTGAGATCATTATTCAAGGGCAATGCTGATTTCCGCGAGGAAATGTTTGAAAAAACAAAGTCGCTGGAAAACACTTTAAAGCAGCTGCGTCCTCCACCACCGCTATTAAAAAAAGGGCCAAGGAACAAAACCAATGAAGACCTCCAAAGAACAAGCCAAGGAAATAACGTTTCTGTTGCGTGGGAAGGCCATGAGCAGAAAGTAGGTCGGGAGCTATTAAGAGGGAAAAAGGAAACAGCAAATATTACAAACGTTAGTGGTCGTGATTCCGAACAAAGAGAGACACTGTCAACCAAGGAACGTTTATCACATATATCTCCTGACTGTAAATCAGAACCTGTGCCCAGACAAATAACAGAAGGTGATCACAAATCGTCTTGTGGAGGATACGCATTTGATCACACGTCTATGCCAAAAATCGTTGCGGTTCATTCTATTTCAAAGTATGCCGAAGACGAGGACGAATGGGAACGAAACAAAGCTTTCATTTCCAAAGTTAAAGCTCTTGAGGAAGGGAGAAAAAAACTCGTTCAAACCGCACTTGCCCAAACTAATTCAAACCTACATAAAACACGAGACAGCACCTTTCAACTTCGTGTTCATGTTTCTAAGGAGGTAGATAAACTCAACAACGTACATGACAGTGGCGTGGTCCAAGAAGAAGTCTCCTTCGAGCGTTATGTGCTCTGTCACTTACTCTCCGAACACAACGGGAACGTCGAAGAAGTCAGACGCGTTCTCAGACAAACTTTGATTCAAGAGTGGTTGTCCTATTGTAACGGCGACGTCGATCCGAAGCTTCAGATATTTAACGGAGTGAATTTTCATGAGCTTCGAGAGCTTTACGAAAGGTGGTGCCAGTTACAAAGAGACTCGAAGAAAAATCACTTCAGTGGAGGTAAAATTCCAGATATTTGTAACAGTGAGAATATGATAGGGTCAAATAACATCCAAAGACTGCTCGATTCAAAGAATGTAGAAAAACAGTTCAGAGGTACTTGGTCCTCACAAAGGTCTCTGAATTCTCAACACCACGAGGAAGCTCGTTTGGGATTCAAGCGAGGAAACTGTTCAACTAACAGCAATTTGAACTTGGATACTAGAATTCCCCGTATACCTATTAATTCATTgcacacttctccaagttttcaAGAACGAGAAAGAAATAGTTTCGTTGCAGAAACCACGAATAAAAACAATCGAACGGGAAGTTCTTTTACGCAATTATCAACTCCTCAAAACTCCTCACAATCGAGACCTTTGAGTCACTTTGCTAATGTTAATCGCAACATTTTGACAATGAATTCAGATGCGAGTAGAGAAAGCAGTGGTTTTCAACACGTATCAGGTGGTTTTCATATGTCACCCGCTGAGCATGTCCCAGGACAGGAATTTTGTCGCTCTCGGGAGCAAGTCGTCGGGGAGTGTTCTGCAGAGGGTTCTGACTGCATGCAACACCAGTCCAAGATTGTTATTCAGGAACAAGAAAGGGCTGATGGCACTAACACTGCCTCTGTTACACTTCTACACATTTCTCAAACTAACACAAAACAAGGTTGCGAAAAAAACACCTGCACCGATTTAGAATGTAGATCTGTCCAGTCTAAGCACCAGATAAAACACAATCGTCCAGAATCACAAAGCAAACATAATGTGCGTTGTCAAGAAGACAAGGGAACTTATCTCTGGCGCTTCAAAAATGGAAAGCTTATCAGCGATAGCATGCCATGCATCAAGGATGGAGAAGTAATTCGAGAATTTGATATGCAAAACCTCTTTTCCGGTCAGCGGAAAATCACAGAAACAACGCAGACACCTTTAAAAGCAAAAGCAGGGACGTCTACTTCCGAGCCACAACCCCAATCCCAGACGCTAAGTTCACTAAACGACAGGAGCTTCCAGATTAAAGGGGGACAAACTCCGCATAATATTCAGACAATTCAAGAACAACACAAAAAGGTGTGTGGTGCTGCTACTTGTGGTAAGCCGTGTTTCTGTATTTTGGGAACTAGGTTTGGACAACAGAGCGCTGAAACAGAAAAAAGTTCAATTCAACGTTTGCAGCAGTTGGTCGATAAACCAACAAATAAATCTCATGTAATTCCAATTCAAGATCAACGACCTTACAAGGATGTTCAAGATTTAAGGAGGCATTCATTTAGCCCTAGTGTTCCTTCCAAGGAACAGGACTTTCCTCTTTCCAATAAACAACGAAATGACCAAAACATTCAAACGTATCACGCGAGTTTTACTGCACGCGACGTTCAACCTTTTGCTGGCCTTGAAACTTTCCCCAATGCAAATGGGAAAGAAATTCACGCAAACCGACAAGGAGTCAGTCATGCACGAGAGACATGGTTCTCTAGTGTTGGCGCCGAAAGTTTGAGCAATCATATGAAGTCAAAGCAACACCTTTTTGCCGATCACGGTAGTCACTGTAAAAAGAAGGCTGACGAGAGGCCCAGTGCTGTCACTAACACAGAGACTCACATGCAGCTCGCTGAAAGCCGAAATTTATGCAGCAGTGTACTGAGACACCATCCACTAATTGCGGGTATGAATACCTCAAACAGTGAAAAGGATGATCGAGCGTCATGTGGTACACAAAAGAAATATGGCAACGAATCAGCTtattcaaatgcaaatgcacaaaaaaaccaatttcagtccaggtttaacccATCGAGTAATGCACAGAGTACTGAGCCATCTTTTCCTGGCCTTTACCACTCACGTAGTCAGGACCCAAATCAGGAATCTACCCATTACCCAAAAGCTTTAAGCAATGCGCagaaaagagatttcttaatatttaaagataacaCCGAAACATTCCATGCACAGCCAAACCATACTGCTGGCCTTTTTATTAAATCTACTGCACAAACTAACCAACGACCAGAGAATTTCAATGGACCATTTCAAGATTCACAGAGGGTAAAGAGCCATCAACAAGCCAATACTGGACTCAACAGTTTTCTTACTGCATTTCCAAATCGATTGAACATTCATACGTCAATTTCGTTACAAGATAACTCCCAGTCGGTTTCCATGTCTCGCATCTCACAACCAAGGGCAAAAGAACATGCAAACGCTTGCGTCAAGGCAGCAATTTCCGCAAATGCTAGCCTGCAATCTAAATCAGGCTCAGATATTCCACCTTCAAGTAACGAGCAAGTAAACCGACAATGGGATCCCATTTCTTATTCTCAACATTACACTCAGATGGCAAACCAAAATCCAAGTATAAATCTTAAAACACTACTTTCTGGACAACATGATCAGGAATCTACTCCCAGTTCTCTTGATTCGACCAAACGGCAACTTCCCCAGCCAACCGAATCCACTGTTAGTAATCAATTCGAAGCACAAGCACGAAAACAAGCTATAACCAACACCACTGAAAAAGTGGGAGAAAACGCATATGTCAGTATCCACATTTTACAACCACCTTCCACCTTGGTTAAGGTCGCATCCAAGGTTGATGCAACATCAACACCAACGCCAGAACTGAATGCATCCTCCAACCACTCAGCAGACAGTAGACGGTCAATGAAATGTACGTCCGTGAAGTcggaaaaaaggaaagacaCACAGTGCAGATATGCACCAGTGCCTCCAAAGAAAGCAAGCTCTTCACTTAAGCAGCTCGCCAAAAAGGTTATCGAGACTCGAAAAAGACACGAGATGGAAAACATTCCATGGAAGAAGAAGATCCTGAAATCTCTTGAGGCAGTTCTAATGAAGCGGCTCaggaaaactgaaaaagatactgGGATTAAAGCTGATCTTGAAGACGGTATCGCAgcggaaaaagagaaaaatgtgaatgacaaaaagtgaaaagaacaaactacaaattaaaagaaaaaaataaggatCGTGTCTCTCACGATGCCGTCGGCGCCACTTTAGACTGGCCGTAATAAAAGATTTGAGATCAGTCTCCTTAATGTGCCTGTTATGCGttgaagtgctactatgatcaaaaagtaacttcctctttttcttcagattttgaaagtgtgtttgcttaacacctgaacTGCAAAATGTTGAGCTGTTTGAGCTTGTTCAAATTTTGAGCTGTTTAGTTTGagtgtaaggtttggatttcacggtccgccattactcacgttcaaaattgACCGATTGGGCCTCAGAGGGTTAACTCTCTGAggattggatctagggaaaagtgaggTCATTTACTCATTAGCTTAatatttcagcgtgtaaatgcaacttattttatatgcaaaacgggagttcaaaagtctgaaagcccgaaactctggtgctgcatattaattcagtcgcgtatagagtggttttcaattgagtgtcgaaagtaattagtggattgctttggtttatgattacttcactcagtgattggttcaaagttctcgcgccactttttcaaccaatcaaaagtgaaaccaaaaccaatcgtggctcgcgcgagcaaattttcccgcgctttgtgtcggctacgtgtaattacttcgagttttgattggtttactggattgtctccgtcgtttttgattggccaaagtaattactttggttttggttttacgacactcaattgaaaatcgctctaaacccattgcattcttaaacttgtgagtctttgacgtcattttctcctcgatccagctctctcaagattttaaagttagtaattgcagaccattaaataggaaaattccagttaaaatataCAGATGTCCTTTTTAaaccaaggcttaaaacttgggttacctagtgtttagttaacatggttttgaaatccaaagaaaaagaagaattgatttttttggtaatAGTAGCACTTCAAGTCTGACGGTTGCCCTCAACGTGCCTAGACACCTCGTGCTGAAAATTGCTCCACCTTCCTCTTCCCAGACCAGTTCTTCCCTCAACGGGCAATGACCCATCCCACTCCCCGAGTGTTTCCCTGTGACAAGTCATGATAATAAAGTGCGTTTCCAAAAAGAAACCATATGGAGACGTTATGGGTGGGATAATTTTGTGATCGAAGGACATCA is a window of Montipora capricornis isolate CH-2021 chromosome 13, ASM3666992v2, whole genome shotgun sequence DNA encoding:
- the LOC138029859 gene encoding uncharacterized protein, whose product is MIPLSFYNQAREAKKMSGTSNPILNAAAGDRPFKTLVVNRESSDQRATGQEDLNRLRTCSKGQTGKSLGDNHSTVRRALTKETRLVNPPPWAACAKTLQRLLEQYMDDHNSMSPLEGGVLGGDTLQSMVTEKGQKNVDQVTSRAPTPPPLVNRPSKRLPEQSQMTDIIHSQSKRPKWENYRSDDMTNPLRSLFKGNADFREEMFEKTKSLENTLKQLRPPPPLLKKGPRNKTNEDLQRTSQGNNVSVAWEGHEQKVGRELLRGKKETANITNVSGRDSEQRETLSTKERLSHISPDCKSEPVPRQITEGDHKSSCGGYAFDHTSMPKIVAVHSISKYAEDEDEWERNKAFISKVKALEEGRKKLVQTALAQTNSNLHKTRDSTFQLRVHVSKEVDKLNNVHDSGVVQEEVSFERYVLCHLLSEHNGNVEEVRRVLRQTLIQEWLSYCNGDVDPKLQIFNGVNFHELRELYERWCQLQRDSKKNHFSGGKIPDICNSENMIGSNNIQRLLDSKNVEKQFRGTWSSQRSLNSQHHEEARLGFKRGNCSTNSNLNLDTRIPRIPINSLHTSPSFQERERNSFVAETTNKNNRTGSSFTQLSTPQNSSQSRPLSHFANVNRNILTMNSDASRESSGFQHVSGGFHMSPAEHVPGQEFCRSREQVVGECSAEGSDCMQHQSKIVIQEQERADGTNTASVTLLHISQTNTKQGCEKNTCTDLECRSVQSKHQIKHNRPESQSKHNVRCQEDKGTYLWRFKNGKLISDSMPCIKDGEVIREFDMQNLFSGQRKITETTQTPLKAKAGTSTSEPQPQSQTLSSLNDRSFQIKGGQTPHNIQTIQEQHKKVCGAATCGKPCFCILGTRFGQQSAETEKSSIQRLQQLVDKPTNKSHVIPIQDQRPYKDVQDLRRHSFSPSVPSKEQDFPLSNKQRNDQNIQTYHASFTARDVQPFAGLETFPNANGKEIHANRQGVSHARETWFSSVGAESLSNHMKSKQHLFADHGSHCKKKADERPSAVTNTETHMQLAESRNLCSSVLRHHPLIAGMNTSNSEKDDRASCGTQKKYGNESAYSNANAQKNQFQSRFNPSSNAQSTEPSFPGLYHSRSQDPNQESTHYPKALSNAQKRDFLIFKDNTETFHAQPNHTAGLFIKSTAQTNQRPENFNGPFQDSQRVKSHQQANTGLNSFLTAFPNRLNIHTSISLQDNSQSVSMSRISQPRAKEHANACVKAAISANASLQSKSGSDIPPSSNEQVNRQWDPISYSQHYTQMANQNPSINLKTLLSGQHDQESTPSSLDSTKRQLPQPTESTVSNQFEAQARKQAITNTTEKVGENAYVSIHILQPPSTLVKVASKVDATSTPTPELNASSNHSADSRRSMKCTSVKSEKRKDTQCRYAPVPPKKASSSLKQLAKKVIETRKRHEMENIPWKKKILKSLEAVLMKRLRKTEKDTGIKADLEDGIAAEKEKNVNDKK